Below is a genomic region from Belonocnema kinseyi isolate 2016_QV_RU_SX_M_011 chromosome 4, B_treatae_v1, whole genome shotgun sequence.
TGAAGTCAAAATTGAGAAAtccaaaatagcggatccaatatggcagactaaaatacaaaaaacggcttaATTTGGATAAATCTTGTTACTTACGGGCTTCTTGGGTCGCTGAACCCGAAATTgaagtaaaaattccaaaatttaaaatctcgGACGAAAAAATacgctatttaaaattttcgaattttagattaaaattctgattcagcgaccccagaaatcccgtaagtaccgagattgatccaaattgagccgttttttgtatttttgtccaccatattggatcagccattttgaaattttgacttcagattcggaatcagcgaccccaaaaacttttGAGCATgacttgaatgcaaaatcggagtaagttaaatacgaaaaaagattaacgAATTTTGCTTCAATGCCACACAGGGCACGGAAAATTTCGACGCATTTTGCGccaatgccaacgaaggggttaaataGCTGCTTCCGACATGAAAGTTCGTCTTTCTACCGATGCGTCGGAAAAGTACCAGCTCTATTGGAAGGACTGAGGTTCCCTCTTAGAGAATTTCGATTAGCCAGTTGCGAATATTACACATGCGATTATACATATGCTGATTGAGTTTTAGGTCCGATAGAAAACACAACAATCTACAAAAATCTTTCTATGAAAAGAAAGATTTATgtacattattctttttttcggCCATCTTTAATCACATAAAAGTCTGACACGTATATCATTTTATCGATTTTCTTTCGGCGTACCTTCTCCAGCGGTGATAAGACGCGTGACGTAGCGGCACTATGGTTTTGTGTATTTCCTGCTCAATTCCGAGAAATTACTCGAGAGTTCGCAGTAAGTAAATACCGCCTTTAAAACTCATACATGAGGCGGATTTAAATGTCCATATGTGACGAGGTCAAGAAGagatttgagttttttaaaaacggGTCGCGCTGACATGCAGTCAGAGCAAAGTTTCTTTATTCTGAATAGTAAATAAGTATAAATAGAACTGGTGCGCTGGACCGAAGCGATACAGTATACAGCCCTTTCATCTTATCTAAATGTGTGGGCGTATGCCACTGTTACACCCCCTTGCTAGGGAGAGTTTAGTCCCTAAACCCTTCTAATAAAATGGAACTCTTATTTTTCATGTGCAGGTGCGTTTCTTGTACATTTTGATACCAATTTCCAGAAGCCGCATTTGTAAGATGTATATAGCGTGATTAGTATTAAACTAGTATGTCCTAGTTTTCCCAACCATTCGAGAGCTTTCTCTGACAAAGTTGAAAACCGATGGTGACTCCATattttacttaacaaattttcGGTGTCGTCTAAACTCAGTCTCATTTGTTTATGTACATCGACCTTCACTTCTCTAGGTAGAGTGATTAGATGGTCCTCTAATATATCTAGTGAATTTTCATCGTAAGGTACATTATATGACATACTGCTTATGAAAGGTTTTCTTATACTCTAAGTTTCTTCCTACATACAATTGTACATTATCTGTCAAAATTGTACATCTTGGTTCTCGAACTAGAGTATTTTCGGTTAATTTTACCGGTGTTAATGATTTTCCGCATACGAGGTCCAAGTTAAGTCTACGCGTAGGTAGTATTATGTACCCTTTGTCTCTATTAGTCTATAATCCGGTTGGTTTCTATGGCAAATTTTATAGTTGGCTAAGTCTTCGCCTTTATACAGTGTGTCTTTGTCAGTAGGTACGTATCCAGTTTTAGTTTGAAGTATAAATTCGTGTTCTGGAATGAGGGCAGGGTGGTTATTTTATATGTTTTGTGAAGGAGGGATTATGTGgttgataatatatttttctttttctaatatgGGTAGCTTGATGACATATATGAGGGATCGCTTGACGATCCCTACATTGAATTCGCTGATATAGATAATTTGCTGATAACTCTCGGGGTCGGCTTCGAGGTTATACtttgttttatatattatttctattccCCAAATGGCATCCGTTAGCATTTGCGGTGTTAGTATGTGGGAGTGTACAATTCCATGCTTTCCGTTATTTATTGCTGCTAATAATGTATTAACATCTTCTGCTGATTCTTCTATCAAAATTgcacaagttaaaatttttgttgttacgaATAAATTCCTCGTATTATTATTGAGGTTTCTTCTGAATTGTTCGGTGTTACTaagttcttgttttaattttggtATGCTTGTGCAAGGCTTGAGCCATATATTTATTGTCTATGTACAGTTGATTGAACCCCTCATTAATATGTTCAAGGTCGTTATTACTTAATGTCCCAAACAGTGTCTTAGTTATGTCCCCAATTGCGTTTATAAATCCTCTTTTGTGTCGTTTGTTACCCATCACCTGGTTGAGTAGTTGGAGTTTATTTATGGCTTTCTCATACCTTTCGCCTGTTAATCTAACCTCTTTTTCTTCGGCGCAGTGTGAGTTATACGCTCGAATCACGAGCCTTATAATATCGCGAACTATATCTAAGCTTTGTTGTAGATTGGTATCATTGATCCTTATCATTAGCTTCTAGGTTTCATGGTAAAGGTGAGCTGTTTCTATTGCCTCAATAAATATATTTCCGATACTAGGTGTCAGGGTGTAATTTCCTTTTGTTGTCCACATTTGTATCAGAGTTGTCAGGAATGCCACGATcatcattctataaaaaataaggcATGATCTGGTTAGCATGAATCCTCGTTGTTTTAATGTTAAACAATATTATGCAGTTATTTTTATCTAGTCTTTCGATTACGGTTGCGGGTCCTTTCCAACTTGCAGAGAGTTTGTTGGTCGCATTATGATAAACAAACTTGACCAGGTCTCCCGGTCCACAGATAGATTGCGGTAAAACTATTTTGGAATCTTGGTACCTTTTGTATTTCTCTTTCTGGAGTTGTAGCTTTTCCTTTGCTTCCTGTGAGTACTGCTCATGCCCTTTTTCCACATATCGAGCTACTTCTGATATTTCAAATTGGCAGTAGTGGCCAAAGTTGACGGCAAATTAGCATCGGTTCTGCCAAACGTGGCTTGGAAAGGACTTACACCAATTCCGTCTTGCTTAGTGGTGTTATGAGCGagagtaattattttaatacttggTCCCACTCAGTTCGCGTCTCCTGCATGCAGGTTCTCAGTAAATCTGTCAGCACAGAGTGAGCTTTTTCTGAACTATCGTTATTTTGGGGGTGGTAGGTAGTTGCTTTCACATGCTTTATTCGGAACAAGTTCTCGAAATTCTTGACTAGTTCGGAAACGAAGTTTGCTCCTTGGTCTGTCAGGATAGATTTTGGGGCTCcgaatgtataaataaaatgatcgaaGAGTCCCTTGATAATGGATGCGGCCCTAGCATCTTTTAGTAGTATCAGCATCAAATATTTAGTCAGTTGATCCTGTACACTAAGTATGCATTCGTTTCCATTTTTCGTGACAGAAAGGAACCCGAAAATGTTCATTGCGACTTTATCATTTAGGTTAACAGGTGTGTCAGGTACGATAGCTTCGGATTGTCTCTTAATTCCCGTGGTCTTCTGAAGTTGGCATATGGGGAATTTTTTTACGTAGCCACAAATattgttttccatattttttattcttctaactgTTTGGCTTTATCCACAGTTTTATTTACGCAAAAATTTTGATTCGAAATAGAGCCATTTGATTCCTTTAGTATTTCGAGTTTCTCTTGTTAGGTATGTTCGATCAATGGTGAGAAGTAGTAGtaaatatttaagcaattttcGTATTTGCGGCTAAAGTAatggataaattgtttaattttaattttttctaagggTGCTATGGTGAGATCCATAAAGTGTAATCTGGCTGTGGTCAATTTCCAGTTGTTAATGTCAGCTACCATGTCGTTAATCTTTGTAAGCTACGTTCTTTCAACATAGACTGGCAGTGGTAACATTAAATTCCGGTTGTTTTCTTTAATGGTTTGTCCAAAGATGACCATGTCATCTAGGTATACAAAACAGTGCTTTCAAACAAGTCCTCGTAAGGCTTGATCTATCTTACGCCGAAAAGTAGCCGGAGCGTTTTTCAAAGCAAGAGGCATCCTGTTGAATTCAAAATCTCCATCTTTTGTGGATAAAGCTGTATACTTTTTAGATTCTTCCTTGATAGGGATTGGATGAAACACTCATAAAAGATCGAATgtagaaaagaattttgattgAACCACATGATCTAAAATGTCATCTATTACAGATAAAGGGTAGGCATCCTGATCGGTATCGAGGTTTACTCCCCAGTAGTCCGTAACCATTCGTAATTTTCCACCTTTCTTGGGTACAACCCATATCGGTGAATTGAAAGGTGAGCTGGAAGGCCTTATTATGCCTTGCTGGATTAAAGAGGCCACCtcttcttttagaaaaatcttcTGGCTTTCTGGTGATCGCTAAgcttttatattaacaattttagctGATTTTAATATTATCTTATGTTCTGTTAAACTCTTGCAAGGTATGGGATCTTCATTTAAGCTGTATAAATCGGTGTACTGGGAAATTAATCGCCAAATGGGGTCGGCTAGTTCTGACTCCACATAGTACATCCGGATTTTCtctaataaatttagaatttttgggtTGGCAGTCTTTTCAATATTCTCTATTTCTTGTTCTGAGATTATTATTATCCTATCAATGGGTTCGTAGCTGGCTATAGTCACTCTTATCACCCTATCGGAATAATTAAGGAAATGTACCTGTAATTTCCCATTTTGTATTCTGTAAACTCCAGACGGTACATTCTCGCCTTCTCCGATCGAAACGTCTGTATCTAAGATGGATTCTAGCTGGATGCTGATCACCTTTGCGGTTCTCCCAGGAATATAGGTTCCATCGGTGTGTACTGGTAGTTTCAccttttcgagttttaaaaatcttGGGATGATGGCGTACCTTTGGGAATTTATGAGAAAAGGTATTCCTATTATACCTTCCTCGGGTAATGGGAAGTATATGTGAACTacgtggaaaatatatttttgattaaaatagttgAGGTATAGTAATAGATGTAGTAATCTAAAATAACATCCGTTTTGAATTGTCTGTAACGGTGCCTTGTCGCGTCCGAGCTCTGAATTCTGTCCGTGTTCTTGTTGGTTGAGCTTCTCGCAGCCACATCTCCATTTCTATCACATTATTTTGCGCTCCTGCTACATTACCGGGCTTTTGAGCTTTTACGTGCAGCTTTATCTCGCGTTTAAGGTTCAATAAATATCTCTTTAAACATTCGTTCTCTCCGATTTTGATCGCTGATTTTCTTTCCATTagtccataatttttattttgaaccccATATTTAGGCTTATTTACTCCCCGCCGAAACCTAAGGTTGAAATGCTGGTCCGTTTCCGTGGGTCCTTGTTGATGGTCGTAAATCAGACAGATCTTTCCGCGTTTCCTAGAATTTTTTTCGGCTATCACAAAGTCTAATAAGCGATCGGGTTGCCTACACcgcttttcaacttttttaccaTTTGGATAAAATCTTCTGTCTCTACGTTATCCTGCCTGTTCAATGGTTTAATAGTACGTATAATATCCTTGGCTTAAATAGTACCGTCATGTTGAAAGTTTATAGGAAGCATAGGGCGGACGGGGTGACTGAATACTTCCCTATTCTGATAGACAGGTCCTACGTTTTGAGGGTTCGCGTGGGGCATAGCCCCAATAGGTCGGTTAGGTGCTTCTCTGTTATAAACGCTGGGATCTTGGATTGCAGGATTCGCGGAGGGCGTAGGCCGGACAATGTTATTAGGTACttcattattttgattgataGGCTCTTGGATTTTGGGATTCACGTATAGCCTAGAGCCGCAAGGGTGACTAGTTATCTCTGTAGGACGACTAGGTTCTCGATTTTGATTGAtactatttctttctttttcgtcTGAAGTTAGTTCCGGATCCTCCTTATCTGCTTGCACCTGGCTTCTTAATCCGACTCGGCCCGCTAGATTTCTGATTTCGTCCACCCTACTTTCCATTTCTCTTGTCATTAAAACTCATTCTAATTTCGTAACTATTCATCTTAGCTAAGATGGTTAGTAGCATCTGTTCTATTGTCGGAGGAGTAGGAGAGGATGCTGGAGATGCCATTGTTGCGGTTCTGAAGGGTGTCCTGAATTCATCTAACACGTCCGTCGAGTCAAAGTCACTAGTTTAGGTATCGTAATCTACGGATGTGCCCTTCCTGTACACGTCGAAAGCCAGGTTTGCTATCTTATCTGTCTTTACGAGAAATAGATATCTATGTTACGCACGCTTTACAATTCTCGTTCTactcttaatttttctaatacttttCACTTGAAGAATCGCACTTTTACAAATTCacgaatttatataaattaaatgctTACTTTTTTGTTGTGGCGGCTGCGTGGTTGTCCTCTTCGTCCATAGAGATGGTGAACCAGGTGTGACGGTAAGACGTATCGCCCACTTGCTGCTATTAACTTCTTCTTATCCTCTTCGTAGGAGGATGGTGAACCGGCACGGCGTATCGGCCGCTTGCAGTAGCTTCTTCTTCTGGGAATTGCTCGCGAGGGTATACAGCAGTATGTCGTTTACCCAAGTTCCTTTTTCAGGTTTTTGTGAAAACTGGTTTACGTAAGATAGAGCCTACTTCAGTTCAGCCTCTTATTTTACCAGTTTTGTTACTTGTCTGCTTTTTACGCGGATTAAATATCGTAAATATCTCCTCGGAGTTCTTTCTTgttcttgttgattttttttctcttgacacACGCCAGGTGTTTAGTTTCAAGATGGTGCAGTTTGATCGTTTTAGTAAATAAGTATAAATAGAACTGGTGCGCTGGGCCAAAGCGCTACAATATATAGCCCTTCTATCTTACCTAAATGCGTGGGCGTATCCTAATTGTTATACATGAATAAGTTTCAATCTTTATTTGCATTTCTGTTCTTTGTCTGAACATGAGCATAGCTCAATGAGATAGATAATTTATTcgtgtttatatttttgaacactgGAAAATTGATTATATGTAAGAATGATTTAAATCCAGTGTTCCAAATGGtagtaaaatcaaattaattgatCTTCTAATTTTCCTTTAAAGGGCAAGGACCCACTCTATAAAACGAAATCAATAAGACACCCTTGTATCTCACTAGGAGATTTTGTGTACGTTCATTTAAAGTAGATTCAAGTAGGAAAAAGGTGATTCTGCCGAACAGAATCAACCATTGCGTCACGGACATAATGATGAAAAGTCGTGATTCCTAATATCTCATTAGAGATTAGGTTTAAAACTCAGGATCACTTAACTGAATGGTCCATGTGTTTCAATCTATTTCTCTACTTGTAGTTTTGAAGAGCGTACACGGTCTTGCTACAAAAATAGTAATGTTTCAGCTACTTTTACCTGAGTTCACGCTACCCTCTCCCCATCTCGGAGATTAAGAAAACTGACGCAACTACGAAATTGTATCATTATTCTAAACGCGGTTTTGCACAAATGAAACTCTTTTGTCCCAAAGTCTTCAAGCATATATGATATGATCTAGAATCACTCACTTTTTGCTGCTAAAAGATATgtagatttaaaaacaaattatttcgaaGAGAAGCCTGCATTCAGAAATATTATAacacttaatattcaataaacaaaaatgcaattttaccaTTATTGTAAGCGTGGTTTTTGCACAAAGAAAACTGTTTTGTCTCAAGGTCTTTAAGCAGAGATGATATGATCGAGAATCACTCATTATTTGTAGATATAAATAtgtgcatttcaaaaaaaaaatgtatttataagagTATCCTGCcttgataaatattataatatttaatattaaataaacaaaaatgcaattttatcgtTATGCCAAGAGTGTGAAACATTACCATTATTCTAGCGAGATTGTGGACGCTCTTCAAAACTACAAGTAGAGAAATAGATCGAATCACATGGAGAATTCAATTTAGTGATCCTCAGTTTTGAACCCAATCTCTAATCAGATATAAGGAATCACGATTGTTCATTGTTATGCCCGTGACGCAATTGGTGATTCTTCTCGGCAGAGTCACCTTTTCCCTACTAGAATCTACCTCAAACTAACGTACATAAAATCTCCTAGTGAGATTCAATTGTTACTTATTAATTTTGGTTAATAAAGTGGGTCGTTGCCCTTTAAAATAGAGTAATTCCTTGGAACTGAGTAGGAAATACACAACACCATAGTGTTGCTACGTCATGCGTCTTATCACCACAGGCGAAGGTACGACGAAAGAAAATCGATAAGATAAGATAAGAATTTTCTTGTCGGGAGCGGCTATTCAAAAGCACACCTCTCTGGTATTCAGGTGGGTCCCCACTTCGGTGCCACCTGTAATACCCCGCTTTCCTCTGCTGGTGGCGATTTTATGATTACTTACCGAATACTATTTGCTAGACTGGTAAGCTCTATCTCTTTCTTATCGATACGCGATACGTTACTTTCCTCAGAAATGGTACTCCTCTTCTGTCCCCTTATTTAAAATGGGACTTCAACTGTTTAGCTTCTTATGGCTTATGGCTCTTCTAACCTAGAATATGCTTTctggatttttggttttttattttgtgtgatagttattcaatttttatttatgttcttAGTAATATTAAAGAACcgttttttttttctcaagaacCATCAATAAGAGGTCAGCagtgaatgaaagaaaaaaatttggatccTAGCGTACTTTAGGATCTATTTTATacatttgtttgttttgattttgtaataatttcttaTACTTAAGCGCTGTTATTTTGCATGCAATAATTTCAACCGTAGTCGGGTTTGGCACGTCTTTCGTTGCAGGCAATTATTCTCCTGAGGACGAATTGTACCTTGCAAGCTATTTCCTTGGCCACCCCTTCTCTGTAAGCCATTAGAATTGGTTGTACTCGGTAGTAATAAGATTTTGTCTACATATGTTTGTCCGCTTAATCGTTTTTTACCTAATTTTGAAACGGATAATTTGAGATGAGggtatcatttttcataaattagttTTGATTTATTCTTGCACAAGTCTTGCTGAGCTGGTTAGTGATCAGCGGTATCGTGGCAAGAGGAAATTAGGTCAAGAAACCTAGTTTTATACACGGTCTTCGGTTTCGTGTATTTGTCGAAACAAAGAGTAATATCCTCATCGGGGGAAAATAATGATTTGTCAAGCGAATCAGGTATTTTATTATCGCTTGTggttttaacagaattttctttttcttgaaaagaatACATGTGTTTATCTATTTGACAAATATCACTTTTTCCATCCTCTCTTTCCGATTCAATTTGAGGTTGAATGGCTAATTGTTTTTTATAGTTATGTCAACCTTAAGTGCCCATTGAGTCTTCGGTTTTTATTTTGTCAACCGTACAGTTTAttattgagaatttttctttgttcttagGTTTCGAAATTATGTCTTTCTCGAGAAGTCCTTCGCCTATGTTATTGAATTCGGT
It encodes:
- the LOC117171160 gene encoding uncharacterized protein LOC117171160, which translates into the protein MESRVDEIRNLAGRVGLRSQVQADKEDPELTSDEKERNSINQNREPSRPTEITSHPCGSRLYVNPKIQEPINQNNEVPNNIVRPTPSANPAIQDPSVYNREAPNRPIGAMPHANPQNVGPVYQNREVFSHPVRPMLPINFQHDGTI